The Penaeus monodon isolate SGIC_2016 unplaced genomic scaffold, NSTDA_Pmon_1 PmonScaffold_11321, whole genome shotgun sequence genomic sequence aaaaaaattatatatttgaatatttatatgtataaggccgcggtggccgagtggttagagcatcggacccaagactgtcacgacagcaatctgagttcgagggttcgagtcaccgggggcattttttcccttgggcaaggaacttcaccttgattgcctacctagccacggggtgggcaagccagcccaagtcagtgccgggtaaatagagatggtgactcgataaaaacaccgggcgtaaggcaatggcaaaccaccgctctaaattgctaagaaaatcatggaaatccatgatcgccaacgtcctggagGGTCAGggcatttgggggaaaaaaaaaaaaaaaaaaaaaaaaaaaaaaagtatatatatatttatatatatatatttattatatataaataaatatatatatatatataaataaatatatatatatatataaataaatatatataaataattatatatttatatatatatatatacatatatacacatatatatacatacatacgtggtagggtccccatttcctttccacggagagtgccggtgttaccttttaggtaatatttctctctatttatccgggcttgggaccagtactgacttgggctggcttgcccacccagtggctaggtaggcaatcgagtgtgaaattccttgcccaagggaacaacaacgCCGGCCgtggactcgaacccccgaattcagattgccgtcgtgacagtcttgagtctgatgctctaaccactcggccacgcggcccctatcatcatcaataacggtatgcttatacatatttataatacatatatattatatataaatatatatatatatatatatatatatatatatatatatatatatatatatatataaatattatatataatatatataatacatatataatatatatatatatagaaatatgtgtgcgcgcgcgtgtgtgtgtgtgtgcgtgcctgcatgtgcgtgtgtgtgtctgtgcgtgtgtgtgtctgtgcgtgtgtgtgtgtgtgtgtgtacatgtgtgtgtgtgtgtgtacattgtgtgtgtgtgtgtgtgtgtttgtgtgtgtgtggtgtgtgtgtgtgtgtgtgtgtgtgtgtgtgtgtgtgtgtgtgttgtgtgtgtgtgtgtgtgcatgtgcgtgtgcgtgtgtgtgtgtgcatgtgcgtgtgtgtgcgcatgtgtgtgtgtgcatgcgtgcgttcaATTTCCTCACCTCTTTCTGTATATACTCTGGGTTGACACATGGCTCACACCTACACTTAAAGAAGTACTGCTGTTTCAAGGACTGCTGTCTCTCTTCGCGCGTTTGTCGACAGTAATGTGGACCTACAAAGACATTCTATGAGACCAAgtctacaattatatatatatatatattttttttttttttttttttttttttttttttatggaagcagGTGGAAGTATTGACTCTTTCATATGACAGTCTTATCATTAAAAATACTATTCATTTTCACACCATAGCAGTTGGTTATCTGGCTGCCATTCTCAACGTCTTCAATTGTGCGAATAACCAGCTTATCCTTGTAgaaactgttaaaagaaaaatagagaaaaagagaaaataatgatgccCTGCAGTTCTAATGAATTATAACTATTAAACATTTTTACCTCATGCAGAGGTAAAAATAAACTTCTTAAAATTTAATAGAAAGAGACTAAATGGAAATAATGTCCATacttcaaagaagaaaaaatgtatctTATTTTAAGTATACTTTCATTTGCATAAATTGCAATCAGATAACCTGTTTATGATGTTGGGTTTACATGAGTGATTCATGAGGCTTGCAGTTGGGTAAATGGCAGAAGCAATTCTAGCTTGAACCACATGCTGGATCATACTGCCTGCACCTGTATGAGGGTGAAGAGAATTATTCATATAACATTTCATAATCCCTTTTGGTGAAAACAAAAGATGAATACACAAAATAAggcattttaaagataaaatttttctttccttgtaacCGGGTGTCATGTCTAACTTACTGTGGCAATCTCTCAGGTGCTGGGACTCTCAAATTAATCTTGCATAAGAACAACAAACTAGAAGGAAACAGGAAAATTCCAACAAGCATCTACTGTCACTGTCCCCACAACCATCAGCAATGTCAGTGAGCAAACTTGGAATACTGAGATACTGGCTGTCTGAGTAAGTGACTCACAAGAACAGAAGGGAAGGGTATCTACAGATACATAAGCTCTTAGACAGAAAAAGGACCTTATTAATCCTATAAAGGTTAATTTTTCAGACATAACTGTAATCTACAAAATAAACATCCTAGGTGGGGAAATCTTACTTTTGGAATCAGTTGTGATTTGTGTGACAGCATGGGCATTTGAAACAAGCTGCGCAACATGTCTCATTATTGCAGAGGCCAAATGTGGGATATCAAGTGGTGCTGAGTCCTTCTGCATGTCCTCATTGTGTTTCCGGAAGCTTGTCTTGTCAAGGATAGCTATTGCTAGGATTATTGCAGCCTACAAAACAACAGAGATGACAATTAGTAAAATATTATCACATATTTGTTGTCAGTTGCCCTTGCCACAATGCTGAACTCTTCTCCAAAGAtcacaaaaagaggggaaataatgCAGTCTTCAGTGCAATCAAATTATTTATACTGATCATAAAcatttctcttcaatttttttaccCATACTAACTGTACCCCAAAGAACATGAGAAGAGGATAAAAACTGCAATCCTCACAACAATCAAATTAATCATACTGAGCATAAGAATTagtcttaaatttttttaacccccgatTTCCTAAAtactaacaaagacaataatttgGTTTGGTTGGAAATATGTCTTCTAAATTACAATACATATGCAAGGTAACATAAGACATGCAGCTTTGAAAATGTGAAGCACTTATTGCTGATATAGTAGGGacggacatgaaaaaaaaaatcacctggaACTTTAACAAATTGCATAGCAgctaagtgtgcgtgtgtgtatgtgtatgtgtatgtgcgtgtgtgtgtgtgcgtgtgtgggtgcgtgtgtgtgcgtgagtgtgtgtgtgcgtatgtatatgtgtgtgtgtgtgtgtgtgtgtgtgtgtgtgtgtgtgtgtgtgtgtgcatgtgtgtgtgtgtgtgtgtacgcatgtgtatatgtgcgtgcgtgtatatgtgtgtccatGTGCATAGTCTTTAACTGTTATATTTGTTGGGTACAATATTTTtagagtaaaaacaaataaaatatacagtGTTACATAACATTCACTATATTTTATGACAGTACCAATTCAAAATGTTCATTACAAATATTTCtacaaaatcataatatatctacattGAAACAAATGACTGTTCCTTCTTTTAATATGCATTTTTTGTAGAATTCCAGCAACACAATACACtcagtgaaaaaaatttaaatgttacaATCTATCATCAAGGAAACGCATCACTTCaacataataacatacaatgCAATACTGTAGCTGATCTTCTGGGAGACAATTATCAAAGTGAGGCAAGAGGTGGTAGACGGCTCGATAACCATCAGACAAATTCCGGCCATTATACACACCAGAGTCTCCCACTCCGGCCACCCTTCCTTTCAATGATTCATTCCTGAGGAAGAGATGGTTTGAGGTGTACATGGAGGTTGGAAAGTTCTCTAATAATAGTTTATCAtctccttatcttttccttttgtgGTCCAAGCTGCTAGCTTTCTATGGTTTATATTTCTTTCACTGGTCAATAAGTTTTATGGAACTTTCTATGCATTAGcaatttttgtttactttccttATCAAACTTAATCTAATCTTTTCTCAAGCAAAGGCCAACAACAGGCAAGACTAAATCAGCAGTGAGGGATATGACTACCATGTTTGATGGCCATTATCAAGCAAATTGATAAGAGCAGACTTTTTAAGATGGGTTAGAGGGCCCTAAAGATGCctcagagaggggaggaggcttAGTCAGTTAACCCAATACTGCTGGAGAAAATGctgtgcttattattattattattattattattattattattattattattattattattattattattattttattattattattattattattattattattattattattattattattaattttttttttttttttttttttttttttttttttttttttttctttttttctttttttttttttgtgaaatgtctctgcacatagatggctctgctagtgcttagccacaaaggagtcaattagtagaccttgtgaccttatatacaatatatacacatataatatacatatttatgcatacatatatatatatatatatatatatatatatacacaatatatacacatacatatatacaatatatatgtatatttatatatatttgtgtatatatacatatatacaatatacaattatacacattatattatatatatattatatataaaatattatatatatatatatatcacatataatatatatataatatatctatatatgttatatatatatttatcatatattatatattatatatgtattatattatatctcttatatttgttaattattttaaaatatattataatattactatatacatatattattatatcttatatctatatatttttaaaattatatataatgtgtataatttttatttgtatatatgttatataaccccaatatcataaatatacatattattgtatatatgtattgtttaatatattgtgtatatatatattatatatatatatatatatgtatgcataaatatgtattttaaatatgtgtatatattgtatataaggtcacaaggtctactaattgactcctttgtggctaagcactagcagagccatctatgtgcagagacatttcacaaaaaaaaaaaagaaaaaaagaaaaaaaaaaaaaaaaaaaaaaaaaaaaaaaaaaaaataataataataatataataataataataaaataataataataataataataataaaaaataatataataataataattaataataataaataataataataataaaaataataataaaataatccagCATTTTCTCCAGCAGTATTGGGTTAACTAAACtatgcctcctcccctctctgagGCATCTTTAGGCCCTCTAACCCATCTTAAAAAGTCTGCCCCTTATAAATTTTTGCTTGATAAGGGCCATCAAACATGGTAGTCATATCCCTCACTGCTGATTTAGTCTTGCCTGTTGTTGGCCTTTGTTTGAAGAAAAGATTAATTAAGTTTGATAAGGAAGTAACAAAAATTGCTAATGCATAGAAAGTTCCATAAAACTTATTGACCAGTGAAAGAAATATAAACCATAGAAGCTGCATTTgggaccaaaaaagggaaaagataaggaGATGAATAAACTATTATTAGAAACTTTCCAACCCCCCATGTACCCTCAAACCATCTCTTCCTCGGGAAATAAATCATTGAAAGGAAGGGTGGCCGGAGTGGGAGACTCTGGTGGGGTATAATGGCCGGAATTTGTCTGATGGTTTCGAGCCGTCTACCACCTCTTGCCTCATTTTTGATAATTGCCCTCCCAGAAATCAGCTACAGTATTGcattgtatgttattatgttGAAGTGATGCTTTTCCCCTTGATGATAGATtgtaacatttaaatttttttcactgaTGTATTGTGTTTGCTGGAATTCTACAAAAAATGCtattaaaaggggaaacccagtCATTTGTttaaatgtagatatattatgattttgtaGAAATAATTTGTAATCATTTTGAATTGGTACTGTCATAAAATATAGTGAATGTTATGTAACactgtatattttatttgtttttactctaAAAATATTGTACCCAACAAATATACAGTTAAGACTATGCACatggacacacatatacacgcacgcacatatacacatgcgtacacacacacacacacacatgcaaacacacacacacacacaccacacacacacacacatatacatacgcacacacacactcacgcacacacacgcacccacacacgcacacacacacacgcacatacacatacacatacacacacgcacacttagcTGCTATGCAATTTGTTAAATTTtccaggtgattttttttttcatgtccgtCCCTACTATATCAGCAATAATGCTTCCATTTTCAAAGCTCATGTCTTTTTGTTACCTTgcatattattgtaatttagAAGACATATTTCCAACCAAACcaaattattgtctttgttagtaTTTGGGAAAtcgggggttaaaaaatttaagaCTAATTCTTATGCTCAGTATGATTAATTTGATTGTTTTTGAGGATTGCAGTTTTTATCCTCTTCTCATGTTCTTTGGGGTACATTTTAGTATGggtaaaaaatgaagagaaatgttTATGATcagtataaaaaattttgattgccTGAAGACtgcattatttccccttttttttgtgatcTTTGAGAAGAGTTCAGCATTGTGGCAAGGGCAACTGACAACAATATGTGATAAAATTTTTACTAATTGTCATCTCTGTTTGTTTTGTAGGCTGCAATAATCCTAGCAATAGCTATCCTTGACAAGACAAGCTTCCGGAAACACAATGGGGACATGCGAAGGACTCAGCACCACTTGATATCCCACATTTGGCCTCTGAAATAATGAACATGTTGCGCAGCTTGTTTAAAATGCCCCATGCTGTCACACAATCACAACTGATTCCAAAGTAAGATTTCCCCACCTAGATGTTTATTTTGTAGATTTACAGTTATGTCTGAAAAATTAACTTTATAGGATTAAAAAGGTCCTTTTTCTGTCAAAGAGCTTATGTATCTGTAGatacccttcccttcttttcttgtgATTCACTTACTCAGACAGCCATATCTCAGTATTCCAAGTTTGCTCACTGACATTGCTGATGGTTTTTGGGACAGTGACAGTAGATGTTTTGTTGGAATTTTCCTGTTTCCTTCTAGTTTTGTTGTTCTTATGCAAGATTAATTTGAAGTCCCACACCTGAGAGATTGCCACAGTAAGTTAGACATGACCCCCgttacaaggaaagaaaaattttatctttaaatgcCTTTTTTTGGGGTATTCATCTTTTGTTTTCACCAAAAAGGATTatgaatttatatgaataattccCTCTTCACCCTCATACAGGTGCAGGCAGTATGATCCAGCATGTGGTTCAAGCTAGAATTGCTTCTCCATTTACCCAACTGCAAGCCTCATGAATCACTCATGAAAACCCCCAAACCATCATAAACAGGTTATCTGATTGCAATTTATGCAAATGAAAGTATActtaaaaaaagatacattttttctctttgaagTATGGACATTATTTCCATTTAGTCTCTTTCTATTAAATTTTAAGAAGTTTATTTTACCTCTGcatggggaaaaaatgtttaatagTTATAATTCATTAGAACTGCAggcatcattattttctctttttctctatttttcttttaacatttctACAAGGATAAGCTGGTTATTCGCACAATTGAAGACTTTAGAAGGCAGCCAATAAACCAAATGCTATGGTGTTTAAAAAGAATAG encodes the following:
- the LOC119568889 gene encoding SET and MYND domain-containing protein 4-like (The sequence of the model RefSeq protein was modified relative to this genomic sequence to represent the inferred CDS: added 195 bases not found in genome assembly) produces the protein MYTSNHLFLRNESLKGRVAGVGDSGVYNGRNLSDGYRAVYHLLPHFDNCLPEDQLQYCIAAIILAIAILDKTSFRKHNEDMQKDSAPLDIPHLASAIMRHVAQLVSNAHAVTQITTDSKSAGSMIQHVVQARIASAIYPTASLMNHSCKPNIINSFYKDKLVIRTIEDVENGSQITNCYGPHYCRQTREERQQSLKQQYFFKCRCEPCVNPEYIQKEAAWSGFHCVACDGVATWTGDKKSTIGIIEEEGVLLCLQCNRLGRPNQYFIDICRIVNALQEQGV